In Micropterus dolomieu isolate WLL.071019.BEF.003 ecotype Adirondacks linkage group LG17, ASM2129224v1, whole genome shotgun sequence, one genomic interval encodes:
- the zgc:113149 gene encoding wiskott-Aldrich syndrome protein homolog 1 isoform X1, with translation MSTSWREDDEEFKVGGVKAGLRSKPRFSFTEVKVLLEAVKRNRYIILRKFNQGVSAEAKKATWIEITNQINGLGENHREVRQIMKKWADLKCDGKRRIVALRGPNGSHLRKKNLGPVERMVHKILMLSPRGDGDSDLDLAEDDDFSKLYSKGPPSNPPAYSYLNLTDSSHSLPGGAPLEFSPLSSPEKELGGDPFHSSSDFDLDLGDDGERTMDFDENDDAMFSSYPPSLPPPSSTSLDPLPDDALLRIKPVHTYSRNNNQNQNHIPNHAYPRPPPVASTSSAFPSDSDAASSSAAPPLSQSPTRSNMTAPSLPAPTSFAPPPPPASVAAAVSTSHPSPSSTFIPPPPASSVAGSSSVAPSSSVPSSNSHQPSPSSSVPPPSHPSTSGSNPVDPLPTGASFRRANDDVAQLASQSLQQQRASRMLLTSVSQSLETLAQSVQLLVESQQEFVQESLLLQRETVDILRDFSNTALTMLRDKAHSGQLATHHHHPTSHF, from the exons ATGTCGACCTCGTGGCGTGAAGATGATGAAGAGTTCAAGGTGGGAGGAGTAAAGGCTGGGTTGAGATCTAAGCCGAGGTTCTCCTTCACGGAGGTCAAAGTGCTGCTAGAGGCGGTGAAGAGGAACCGATACATCATCCTCA GGAAGTTTAACCAAGGTGTGTCGGCTGAAGCCAAGAAAGCCACCTGGATTGAAATCACGAATCAGATCAACGGCCTGGGAGAGAATCACCGAGAG GTGCGTCAGATCATGAAGAAATGGGCCGACCTCAAGTGCGATGGAAAGCGGCGCATCGTCGCCCTCCGGGGCCCCAACGGCAGCCACCTGAGGAAGAAGAACCTGGGCCCCGTGGAGAGGATGGTCCATAAGATACTGATGCTGAGTCCTAGAGGAG ACGGCGACAGTGATCTGGACCTGGCCGAAGATGACGATTTTTCAAAGCTTTACAGTAAAGGCCCACCCTCTAACCCTCCAGCTTACTCCTACCTCAACTTGACAGACAGTTCCCACTCTTTACCCGGAGGGGCCCCCTTAGAATTTTCTCCTCTCTCGTCACCAGAGAAAGAACTTGGCG GCGATCCTTTCCATTCCTCCTCTGACTTTGACTTAGACCTGGGTGACGACGGAG AACGTACCATGGATTTTGACGAAAATGACGACGCCATGTTCTCCTCCtaccctccctctcttcccccgccctcctccacctccctggACCCCCTGCCTGACGACGCCCTGCTGAGGATCAAGCCAGTCCACACCTACTCCCGAAACAACAACCAGAACCAAAACCACATCCCGAACCACGCTTACCCCAGACCTCCCCCCGTGGCCTCCACCTCCTCTGCTTTCCCTTCAGATTCGGACGCCGCCTCGTCCTCTGCTGCGCCTCCCCTGTCACAGTCCCCCACTCGCTCCAACATGACGGCCCCCTCTCTCCCTGCTCCCACCTCATTCgctcccccacctcctcccgcCTCTGTTGCAGCCGCTGTCTCTACCTCTCACCCTTCGCCCTCGTCCACTTTCATCCCACCACCTCCTGCTTCCTCAGTTGCTGGATCCTCCTCTGTTGCTCCCTCCTCTTCTGTCCCTTCTTCCAACTCTCATCaaccttctccctcctcctcagtCCCCCCACCCAGTCATCCCTCCACGTCGGGCTCAAACCCGGTTGACCCTCTCCCGACTGGAGCGTCCTTCCGCAGGGCCAATGACGACGTGGCCCAGCTGGCCTCTCAGAGCCTCCAGCAGCAGCGGGCCAGCAGGATGCTCTTGACCTCGGTGTCTCAGTCTCTGGAGACGTTGGCTCAGTCCGTGCAGCTGCTCGTGGAGAGCCAGCAGGAGTTTGTGCAGGagtctctgctgctgcagagggAGACCGTGGACATCCTGAGGGATTTCTCCAACACAGCGCTGACTATGCTGAGAGACAAAGCCCACAGTGGACAACTGGCGACACACCATCATCATCCCACTTCACACTTCTGA
- the zgc:101731 gene encoding SNARE_SNAP25N and SNARE_SNAP23C domain-containing protein isoform X1, with protein sequence MASDPPILTEQQELQRRANQVTDESLESTRRMVQLVEESKDAGIRALVMLDEQGEQLERVEEGLDQINSDMKEAEKNLTDLGKCCGLCSCDKLKAFEESGAYKAVWGGASGQDGVMSNQPPSSRVVDEREQMIMSGGYIGRVTKDAREDEMEENLTHVGSIIGNLKSMALDMSNEIDTQNVQIDRIQGKAILNMSRIDAANQKANNLMKR encoded by the exons ATGGCGTCAGACCCACCCATCCTGACAGAGCAGCAGGAGCTGCAGAGGAGAGCCAATCAGGTCACAGATGAG TCCCTGGAGAGCACAAGGCGGATGGTGCAGCTGGTTGAGgag AGTAAAGATGCTGGGATCAGAGCTTTGGTCATGCTGGATGAACAAGGAG AGCAGTTGGAGCGTGTAGAGGAGGGCTTGGATCAGATCAATTCTGACATGAAGGAGGCCGAGAAAAACCTGACTGACTTGGGCAAGTGCTGTGGCCTCTGCTCCTGTGATAA actGAAGGCCTTTGAGGAAAGCGGGGCGTACAAGGCAGTTTGGGGCGGAGCTTCCGGTCAAGATGGCGTCATGTCCAATCAGCCGCCGTCGTCTCGAGTCGTCGATGAGAGGGAGCAAATGATCATGAGCGGAGGATACATAGGGAG GGTGACTAAGGATGCCCGCGAGGACGAGATGGAGGAGAACCTGACGCATGTCGGCAGCATCATCGGGAATCTGAAGAGCATGGCCCTGGACATGAGCAACGAGATAGACACGCAGAACGTCCAGATCGACCGCATACAGGGAAAG gccATTCTCAACATGTCCCGCATCGACGCTGCCAACCAGAAAGCCAACAACCTCATGAAACGATAG
- the zgc:101731 gene encoding SNARE_SNAP25N and SNARE_SNAP23C domain-containing protein isoform X2 has protein sequence MSPWRAQGGWCSWLRRVKMLGSELWSCWMNKELERVEEGLDQINSDMKEAEKNLTDLGKCCGLCSCDKLKAFEESGAYKAVWGGASGQDGVMSNQPPSSRVVDEREQMIMSGGYIGRVTKDAREDEMEENLTHVGSIIGNLKSMALDMSNEIDTQNVQIDRIQGKAILNMSRIDAANQKANNLMKR, from the exons ATGAG TCCCTGGAGAGCACAAGGCGGATGGTGCAGCTGGTTGAGgag AGTAAAGATGCTGGGATCAGAGCTTTGGTCATGCTGGATGAACAAGGAG TTGGAGCGTGTAGAGGAGGGCTTGGATCAGATCAATTCTGACATGAAGGAGGCCGAGAAAAACCTGACTGACTTGGGCAAGTGCTGTGGCCTCTGCTCCTGTGATAA actGAAGGCCTTTGAGGAAAGCGGGGCGTACAAGGCAGTTTGGGGCGGAGCTTCCGGTCAAGATGGCGTCATGTCCAATCAGCCGCCGTCGTCTCGAGTCGTCGATGAGAGGGAGCAAATGATCATGAGCGGAGGATACATAGGGAG GGTGACTAAGGATGCCCGCGAGGACGAGATGGAGGAGAACCTGACGCATGTCGGCAGCATCATCGGGAATCTGAAGAGCATGGCCCTGGACATGAGCAACGAGATAGACACGCAGAACGTCCAGATCGACCGCATACAGGGAAAG gccATTCTCAACATGTCCCGCATCGACGCTGCCAACCAGAAAGCCAACAACCTCATGAAACGATAG
- the zgc:113149 gene encoding verprolin isoform X2, with the protein MSTSWREDDEEFKVGGVKAGLRSKPRFSFTEVKVLLEAVKRNRYIILRKFNQGVSAEAKKATWIEITNQINGLGENHREVRQIMKKWADLKCDGKRRIVALRGPNGSHLRKKNLGPVERMVHKILMLSPRGGDPFHSSSDFDLDLGDDGERTMDFDENDDAMFSSYPPSLPPPSSTSLDPLPDDALLRIKPVHTYSRNNNQNQNHIPNHAYPRPPPVASTSSAFPSDSDAASSSAAPPLSQSPTRSNMTAPSLPAPTSFAPPPPPASVAAAVSTSHPSPSSTFIPPPPASSVAGSSSVAPSSSVPSSNSHQPSPSSSVPPPSHPSTSGSNPVDPLPTGASFRRANDDVAQLASQSLQQQRASRMLLTSVSQSLETLAQSVQLLVESQQEFVQESLLLQRETVDILRDFSNTALTMLRDKAHSGQLATHHHHPTSHF; encoded by the exons ATGTCGACCTCGTGGCGTGAAGATGATGAAGAGTTCAAGGTGGGAGGAGTAAAGGCTGGGTTGAGATCTAAGCCGAGGTTCTCCTTCACGGAGGTCAAAGTGCTGCTAGAGGCGGTGAAGAGGAACCGATACATCATCCTCA GGAAGTTTAACCAAGGTGTGTCGGCTGAAGCCAAGAAAGCCACCTGGATTGAAATCACGAATCAGATCAACGGCCTGGGAGAGAATCACCGAGAG GTGCGTCAGATCATGAAGAAATGGGCCGACCTCAAGTGCGATGGAAAGCGGCGCATCGTCGCCCTCCGGGGCCCCAACGGCAGCCACCTGAGGAAGAAGAACCTGGGCCCCGTGGAGAGGATGGTCCATAAGATACTGATGCTGAGTCCTAGAGGAG GCGATCCTTTCCATTCCTCCTCTGACTTTGACTTAGACCTGGGTGACGACGGAG AACGTACCATGGATTTTGACGAAAATGACGACGCCATGTTCTCCTCCtaccctccctctcttcccccgccctcctccacctccctggACCCCCTGCCTGACGACGCCCTGCTGAGGATCAAGCCAGTCCACACCTACTCCCGAAACAACAACCAGAACCAAAACCACATCCCGAACCACGCTTACCCCAGACCTCCCCCCGTGGCCTCCACCTCCTCTGCTTTCCCTTCAGATTCGGACGCCGCCTCGTCCTCTGCTGCGCCTCCCCTGTCACAGTCCCCCACTCGCTCCAACATGACGGCCCCCTCTCTCCCTGCTCCCACCTCATTCgctcccccacctcctcccgcCTCTGTTGCAGCCGCTGTCTCTACCTCTCACCCTTCGCCCTCGTCCACTTTCATCCCACCACCTCCTGCTTCCTCAGTTGCTGGATCCTCCTCTGTTGCTCCCTCCTCTTCTGTCCCTTCTTCCAACTCTCATCaaccttctccctcctcctcagtCCCCCCACCCAGTCATCCCTCCACGTCGGGCTCAAACCCGGTTGACCCTCTCCCGACTGGAGCGTCCTTCCGCAGGGCCAATGACGACGTGGCCCAGCTGGCCTCTCAGAGCCTCCAGCAGCAGCGGGCCAGCAGGATGCTCTTGACCTCGGTGTCTCAGTCTCTGGAGACGTTGGCTCAGTCCGTGCAGCTGCTCGTGGAGAGCCAGCAGGAGTTTGTGCAGGagtctctgctgctgcagagggAGACCGTGGACATCCTGAGGGATTTCTCCAACACAGCGCTGACTATGCTGAGAGACAAAGCCCACAGTGGACAACTGGCGACACACCATCATCATCCCACTTCACACTTCTGA